One segment of Toxotes jaculatrix isolate fToxJac2 chromosome 8, fToxJac2.pri, whole genome shotgun sequence DNA contains the following:
- the hjv gene encoding hemojuvelin, whose translation MEPQPAITQHTVLPWKHCIHLTLLLVQLSLPEAGASCRILKCNSDFVAATLDLGSSGAGGAAGGAALSRESVNTGYCSALRSYRTCTKRMARACRGDLAYHSAVQGIEDLLIQHRCPRVGPTAEPRPLPQGALPGDACLYERSFFGREGRTPEYLHCGVFGDPHVRTFSDSFQTCAVQGAWPLIDNEYLYIQATSSPSRGGGRGTVLTKITIIFKNMRQCTDQQLYQAELDNVPAAFADGSVSSGERRGHHSLTVRTQSPGRHAEIRAAHIGTLLVVRQSGRSLGLSVRSPRGIVEAFGPEQDLQLCVWGCPPSQRLNTLHPPPDSSPSATIGAHTHCAALLPARDVYYRACMFDLITSGDLNSSVAAVSALQDAQNMISERERVHLLLVASAEPRRARPHLTLLLLGMLGTLTRA comes from the exons ATGGAGCCTCAGCCCGccatcacacaacacacagtgttaccatggaaacactgcatcCACCTGACTCTGCTGCTGGTCCAGCTGAGTTTACCTgaag CTGGAGCTTCCTGTCGTATCCTGAAGTGTAACTCTGACTTTGTGGCTGCGACGTTGGACCTGGGCAGcagtggagcaggtggagcagcaggtggagcagctcTCAGCAGGGAGTCGGTGAACACAGGTTACTGCAGCGCCCTGCGCTCCTACCGCACGTGTACAAAGCGGATGGCGCGGGCGTGCCGGGGCGACCTGGCGTACCACTCTGCCGTTCAGGGCATCGAGGACCTGCTGATCCAGCACCGCTGTCCCCGCGTGGGGCCCACGGCCGagccccgccccctccctcAGGGCGCGCTGCCGGGAGACGCCTGCCTCTACGAGAGGAGCTTCTTTGGCAGAGAGGGTCGGACACCAGAGTACCTGCACTGTGGCGTCTTCGGAGACCCGCACGTCCGAACCTTCAGCGACAGCTTCCAGACATGTGCCGTGCAGGGGGCGTGGCCTCTCATAGACAACGAATACCTGTACATACAGGCCACCAGCTCGCCAAGCAGGGGAGGGGGGCGTGGCACAGTGCTCACTAAG ATCACCATCATCTTTAAGAACATGCGTCAGTGCACTGATCAGCAGTTGTACCAGGCTGAGCTGGATAACGTCCCCGCTGCGTTCGCCGACGGCTCGGTGTCGAGCGGTGAGCGGCGAGGTCACCACAGCTTGACGGTCCGGACTCAGAGTCCCGGCCGACACGCGGAGATCCGAGCGGCCCACATCGGGACTCTGCTGGTGGTGCGTCAGAGCGGCAGATCGCTCGGCCTGTCGGTCCGATCGCCGCGTGGCATCGTGGAGGCCTTTGGCCCCGAGCAGgacctgcagctgtgtgtgtggggctgcCCCCCCTCCCAGAGACTCAACACTCTCCATCCGCCGCCGGACTCCTCGCCGTCCGCCACCATTGGCGCCCACACTCACTGCGCTGCGCTGCTTCCTGCCCGGGACGTTTACTACCGGGCCTGTATGTTCGACCTGATCACCAGCGGAGACCTGAACTCCAGCGTGGCCGCCGTCAGCGCGCTGCAGGACGCCCAAAACATGATTTCTGAACGGGAGAgagttcacctgctgctggtcGCCTCCGCCGAGCCACGCCGAGCACGGCCCCACctgacgctgctgctgctcggcaTGCTGGGAACTCTGACCAGAGCCTGA